One stretch of Candidatus Omnitrophota bacterium DNA includes these proteins:
- the pheA gene encoding prephenate dehydratase, producing MNLKRLRKKIDTIDSEMLKLLNRRAEIILDVGRIKRKSKSAAYVPEREKDIYDRLLAKNSGPMSNDALRAILREIMSSSLSLEHPVRIAYLGPEFTFTHLASIKKFGASVSYTGCETITDVFAEVEKLRADYGVVPIENSIDGAVTHTQDMFIDSELKICSEVYLEVSHNLLSNESDKRKIRKVYSKSQVFGQCRLWIEANLPGVELVEVSSTAKAAEIVSKERFSACIAGELAAKKYKLKTLCGSIEDSFHNVTRFLVIGKIEARPTKKDKTSIMFSVKDRAGALHDILVPFKRHGISMTKIESRPSKVRAWEYYFFVDIKGHHHEPKVAKALRELGRSATYMKILGSYPIGDNV from the coding sequence ATGAACCTTAAAAGGTTGCGGAAGAAGATCGACACGATAGATTCCGAGATGCTGAAACTTCTTAACAGGAGGGCGGAGATCATCCTCGATGTAGGCAGGATAAAACGCAAATCAAAATCAGCTGCCTATGTCCCTGAGCGCGAGAAGGACATATATGACAGGCTTCTCGCGAAGAACAGCGGACCGATGTCTAACGATGCCCTGAGGGCCATATTGAGAGAGATCATGTCGAGCTCGCTTTCGCTGGAGCACCCTGTAAGGATAGCTTACCTTGGGCCGGAGTTCACTTTTACGCATCTGGCAAGCATCAAGAAGTTTGGCGCAAGCGTCAGTTACACCGGGTGTGAAACGATAACAGATGTATTCGCGGAGGTTGAAAAGCTCAGAGCCGATTATGGAGTGGTACCGATAGAGAACTCCATCGATGGCGCCGTCACTCATACTCAGGATATGTTCATCGATTCCGAGTTAAAAATTTGCTCAGAAGTCTATCTTGAGGTGTCCCATAATCTTCTCTCGAACGAATCCGACAAGAGAAAGATAAGGAAGGTATACTCAAAATCTCAGGTTTTTGGCCAGTGCAGGCTATGGATCGAGGCTAATCTTCCGGGGGTAGAACTCGTTGAGGTTTCTAGCACCGCGAAAGCCGCTGAGATCGTCTCAAAGGAGCGCTTCTCCGCATGCATAGCCGGAGAGCTTGCGGCAAAAAAATATAAGCTAAAGACACTCTGCGGCTCCATAGAGGATAGCTTTCATAATGTAACCCGATTTCTTGTAATAGGAAAGATCGAGGCCAGGCCGACAAAAAAAGATAAGACCTCTATCATGTTCTCGGTAAAGGACCGCGCGGGCGCTCTTCACGATATCCTGGTTCCTTTCAAGCGGCACGGAATCAGCATGACGAAGATAGAGTCGCGGCCGTCCAAGGTCAGGGCGTGGGAATATTATTTCTTTGTAGATATAAAGGGTCATCATCACGAGCCTAAAGTGGCCAAAGCTTTGCGGGAGCTGGGAAGATCGGCCACATATATGAAGATCCTTGGATCATATCCGATCGGAGATAACGTTTAA
- the hisC gene encoding histidinol-phosphate transaminase has protein sequence MRNKVRQNILNVKQYVPGKPIEEVQRELGLKEVIKLASNENCMGPSPKAIAAIRGSVMDINRYPDSSSFYLRKKVAKLLGVEDRGLIFGNGSDEIIGMAVRTFVGDGDEVIIAKPTFLIYEIVSQLQNAKIKYVPLREDLRHDLKAMKDAISDKTKVVFIANPDNPTGTYVSGKELDEFFNGLPEKVIVFLDEAYFEFADYTFKDYPNGIDYLDRPGVIIARSFSKAYGLAGLRIGYGISSPEIISYMERTREPFNVNLLAQAAARAAIDDKVFLRKTLSHVKKEKEYLYAAFSDMGLSYVESATNFVLVDVKRDCKDVFNTLLKKGVIVRDMKAWGLDTYIRVTIGTKPENKKFVNALEGVLKSNIWR, from the coding sequence ATGAGAAATAAGGTCAGACAGAATATATTGAATGTGAAGCAGTATGTGCCGGGCAAGCCTATAGAGGAAGTCCAGAGAGAGCTTGGGTTAAAAGAGGTTATAAAGCTGGCCTCGAACGAGAATTGCATGGGGCCGTCCCCTAAAGCTATAGCCGCGATCCGCGGCAGCGTCATGGACATAAACCGTTATCCGGACTCTTCCAGTTTTTATCTTCGGAAGAAAGTGGCGAAGCTCCTCGGGGTGGAGGATCGGGGCCTCATATTCGGCAACGGTTCCGATGAGATCATAGGTATGGCGGTGAGGACTTTTGTCGGAGACGGTGACGAAGTGATCATAGCGAAGCCGACATTTCTTATATACGAGATCGTCTCGCAGCTCCAGAACGCGAAGATAAAGTACGTTCCGCTTCGTGAAGATCTCAGGCATGACTTAAAAGCCATGAAGGATGCTATATCGGATAAGACGAAGGTGGTCTTCATAGCAAACCCTGATAACCCGACGGGGACTTATGTTTCAGGAAAAGAACTGGACGAATTCTTTAATGGCCTGCCCGAAAAAGTGATAGTCTTCCTTGATGAGGCTTACTTCGAATTCGCGGATTATACATTTAAGGATTATCCGAATGGCATAGATTATCTAGATAGGCCCGGAGTTATAATAGCGAGGTCATTCTCTAAAGCGTACGGGCTTGCGGGACTAAGAATAGGATACGGCATATCGAGCCCTGAGATTATAAGCTATATGGAGAGGACCAGAGAACCGTTCAATGTAAATTTACTGGCGCAGGCTGCCGCCCGTGCAGCGATAGATGACAAGGTATTCTTGAGAAAGACCCTTTCTCATGTTAAAAAAGAGAAAGAATACTTATACGCCGCGTTTAGCGATATGGGCCTGAGTTACGTCGAGAGCGCTACGAATTTCGTTCTGGTGGATGTCAAAAGAGATTGTAAGGATGTATTTAACACCCTTCTTAAAAAAGGCGTTATCGTTCGGGATATGAAGGCGTGGGGCCTGGATACATATATACGTGTTACAATAGGAACGAAACCTGAAAATAAGAAATTTGTGAATGCGCTTGAAGGCGTGCTTAAATCTAATATCTGGAGATAA
- the aroF gene encoding 3-deoxy-7-phosphoheptulonate synthase has translation MIIVLRPDATKKQLDHLVSKIKGLGLRPWISKGIERTIVGVIGEEDVMRTQPLEVFPGVEKVMQILTPYKLASRDFKKDNSVIDIGSGVKVGGKKLVVMAGPCSVENQKLLISIAKKVKSAGATVLRGGAFKPRTSPYAFQGLGEKGLKFLAEARKETGLKIVTELMDIRDIDLVSKYTDIIQIGARNMQNFNLLREVGRTKKPILLKRGMSNTIKEFLMSAEYILAEGNFKVILCERGIRTFEDATRFTLDINAVSVVKHLSHLPIIIDPSHAAGKWSYVGPAAKAGVAAGADGLIIEVHSKPEEAMSDGEQSLHPETFAKLMVQIKKVARAVGREV, from the coding sequence ATGATAATAGTCCTCCGTCCGGACGCGACAAAAAAGCAGCTTGACCATCTTGTCAGCAAGATAAAAGGCCTGGGACTGCGGCCATGGATCTCGAAAGGGATCGAGAGGACCATAGTCGGCGTGATAGGCGAAGAAGATGTAATGAGGACCCAGCCGCTCGAGGTATTTCCGGGCGTTGAGAAGGTCATGCAGATATTGACGCCTTATAAGCTGGCCTCGCGCGATTTCAAAAAAGATAACAGCGTGATAGATATCGGGTCAGGCGTGAAAGTTGGCGGTAAGAAGCTGGTTGTCATGGCTGGGCCGTGCTCCGTCGAGAACCAGAAGCTTTTGATAAGTATTGCCAAAAAAGTGAAGAGCGCAGGTGCTACGGTACTGCGGGGCGGAGCTTTTAAACCCAGGACGTCTCCGTACGCTTTTCAGGGGCTGGGGGAGAAGGGCCTGAAATTCCTTGCGGAAGCCAGAAAGGAGACCGGACTTAAAATAGTCACGGAACTGATGGATATACGCGATATAGACCTGGTCTCTAAATACACAGATATAATCCAGATAGGCGCCCGCAATATGCAGAATTTCAATCTGCTGAGAGAGGTCGGCAGGACCAAGAAGCCCATCCTTTTAAAACGGGGCATGTCCAATACGATAAAAGAATTTCTGATGTCGGCGGAGTATATACTGGCGGAGGGCAATTTCAAAGTCATCCTGTGCGAAAGGGGAATAAGGACGTTCGAGGACGCGACCAGATTCACTCTCGATATAAACGCGGTGAGCGTAGTGAAGCATCTCAGCCACCTTCCGATAATAATAGATCCGTCCCATGCCGCGGGTAAGTGGAGTTACGTCGGTCCGGCCGCTAAAGCTGGAGTTGCCGCAGGCGCGGACGGTCTCATAATAGAGGTCCACTCGAAGCCTGAAGAGGCGATGTCGGACGGAGAGCAGTCTCTCCATCCTGAGACTTTCGCGAAATTGATGGTCCAGATCAAAAAAGTTGCGCGAGCAGTGGGGAGAGAGGTTTAA
- a CDS encoding prephenate dehydrogenase/arogenate dehydrogenase family protein, translated as MVRFNKIAIIGVGLIGGSIGLAIKKNRLAREVIGVFRRGSTLKKALKCKAVDKGVMDIASGVKDADLIVLAAPVHLIPGLAAKVLKSAKRGAIITDAGSTKGWIVNQIEGLLGKSSNAYFVGSHPMAGSEHTGVEFATGDLFRCSPCIVTKTPCTDAGALRKVSSFWRAIGGRIKVMSPYEHDRTVSLISHLPHVVAFALAGAVPVKDMACAAEGFRDTTRVASSDPELWADIFLTNKKALSDAGGLFNRHYGKLLKAIGQGDRRMTVSILKHSKSRRDRLAYAK; from the coding sequence ATGGTGCGATTTAATAAAATAGCGATAATCGGGGTAGGGTTGATCGGTGGATCGATAGGCCTTGCCATAAAGAAGAACAGGCTTGCAAGAGAAGTCATCGGTGTATTCAGGCGCGGATCCACTTTAAAGAAAGCGCTAAAATGTAAGGCGGTAGATAAGGGCGTGATGGATATAGCCTCAGGCGTAAAAGACGCGGACCTTATAGTGCTTGCCGCGCCGGTTCATCTAATACCGGGACTGGCCGCTAAAGTTTTAAAGAGCGCGAAACGCGGCGCTATTATAACCGATGCCGGAAGCACTAAAGGATGGATAGTAAATCAGATAGAGGGTTTATTGGGAAAGTCTTCAAATGCGTATTTCGTAGGTTCCCACCCTATGGCGGGATCGGAACATACTGGCGTGGAATTTGCCACGGGCGATCTTTTCAGATGCTCTCCCTGTATAGTGACTAAGACGCCGTGCACGGACGCCGGGGCGCTTCGAAAAGTTTCATCTTTCTGGAGAGCCATCGGAGGTCGTATTAAAGTGATGAGCCCTTATGAACATGACAGGACGGTATCGCTTATAAGCCACCTGCCGCATGTAGTCGCCTTTGCGCTAGCCGGCGCGGTGCCGGTCAAAGATATGGCGTGCGCGGCGGAAGGGTTCAGAGACACGACGAGGGTGGCCTCGAGCGATCCGGAGCTATGGGCGGATATATTTTTAACAAATAAGAAAGCGTTATCGGATGCCGGAGGGCTTTTTAATAGGCATTATGGAAAGCTGCTTAAAGCCATAGGTCAAGGCGATCGGCGTATGACGGTATCTATTTTAAAGCATTCGAAGTCAAGGCGCGATAGATTAGCATATGCAAAATAA
- the cmk gene encoding (d)CMP kinase — protein sequence MQNKNSHFIVAIDGPAGSGKSTVSKLIAGKLGLLYIDTGAMYRALTLKAMREGADLEDADALTNLARNTKIDLRNVSGSLKVFLDGEDVSALIRTPELTNNVKFIARVPGVRREMVNSQRIIGGRSSAVLEGRDIGTVVFPDARFKFYLDADVEERSKRRHKELLEAGQDADLGKIKNDVIRRDESDMNRDVGALKKAPDAVLIDTTDLSIEEVTEKLLSYIK from the coding sequence ATGCAAAATAAGAACAGCCATTTCATTGTGGCGATAGACGGGCCTGCGGGCAGCGGCAAGAGCACCGTCTCAAAGCTGATCGCTGGAAAGCTCGGCCTTTTATATATCGATACGGGAGCTATGTACAGGGCCCTTACATTAAAGGCGATGAGAGAGGGAGCGGATCTTGAAGACGCCGATGCCCTTACGAATCTTGCCAGGAACACAAAGATAGACCTGAGAAATGTTTCCGGCAGCCTGAAAGTCTTTCTGGACGGTGAGGATGTGAGCGCTCTTATAAGGACGCCCGAGCTTACGAATAACGTGAAGTTCATCGCCCGCGTTCCCGGGGTCAGGCGGGAGATGGTGAATTCGCAGCGTATCATAGGAGGAAGATCAAGCGCTGTTCTCGAAGGCAGGGATATCGGCACCGTGGTCTTTCCGGATGCCAGGTTCAAATTTTATCTGGATGCCGACGTAGAAGAGCGTTCCAAGAGGCGTCACAAGGAGCTGTTAGAGGCGGGCCAGGACGCGGATCTCGGCAAAATAAAGAATGATGTGATAAGGAGAGATGAATCCGACATGAATAGGGATGTCGGCGCGCTTAAAAAAGCTCCGGATGCCGTGCTTATCGATACCACCGACCTTTCGATAGAAGAGGTCACAGAAAAATTATTGAGTTATATAAAATAA
- the rpsA gene encoding 30S ribosomal protein S1: MAEKHVVDDAEKSTEGGMSDFAKLYQDSIIDIKEGQILKGKIIGINPKDVVVDVGYKSEGAIPLSEFTDPESLKIGDEIDVYLESKEDENGMVVLSKQKAERAVGWEMVISKYGEGDIVDGKVSKKVKGGFMVNVGVEAFLPASLAGSKTFGNLNQLIGQVFTFKIVKINKARRNIVVSRKDAISQQREEDKKKLFETLQKGAVVSGIVRNITDFGAFVELEGGIIGLLHITDMSWGRISHPSEILAIGDKIDVMVLDFDTVSGKISLGLKQRTQSPWEAVDAKYAVGSKLKGTVVNLVPYGAFIELEKGVEGLLHISELSWTKKYANPNELLAIGDRIEVQVLDVDRQNKKISLGLKQLEANPWLEVDKKYTVGQKVKGKVRNLTDYGAFIELEDGIDGLVHVSDISWTKRIGHPKDVFSKGEKLEAVVLAVDSVNRRISLGIKQLTPDPWDEIAVKYPPETVMDGKVTKVANFGLFVEIASDLEGLVHISEITLGEGEKLETKFNVGDGVKVKVLKVDSLQHKIALSLKAVAG, encoded by the coding sequence ATGGCTGAAAAACATGTAGTGGACGACGCAGAAAAAAGTACGGAAGGAGGGATGAGCGATTTCGCGAAGCTCTATCAGGACAGCATCATTGACATTAAAGAAGGGCAGATCCTGAAGGGCAAGATAATCGGCATAAATCCGAAAGATGTGGTAGTCGACGTCGGTTATAAGTCAGAAGGCGCTATACCACTGTCAGAATTTACCGATCCTGAGTCCCTGAAGATCGGAGATGAGATCGACGTATATCTAGAGTCCAAAGAGGACGAAAATGGTATGGTCGTTCTCTCGAAGCAGAAGGCGGAAAGGGCCGTCGGCTGGGAGATGGTCATATCGAAGTACGGTGAGGGCGACATAGTCGATGGAAAGGTTTCAAAGAAGGTCAAGGGCGGCTTCATGGTCAACGTCGGAGTTGAAGCGTTCCTGCCGGCTAGCCTTGCCGGTTCGAAGACCTTTGGAAATCTCAATCAGCTCATCGGACAGGTATTCACATTCAAGATCGTCAAGATAAATAAAGCAAGACGCAACATAGTGGTATCCCGTAAAGACGCTATTAGCCAGCAGAGGGAAGAAGATAAGAAGAAACTCTTTGAGACCCTCCAGAAAGGCGCGGTCGTATCCGGTATCGTGCGCAATATCACGGATTTCGGAGCTTTCGTTGAGCTTGAAGGAGGTATTATAGGGCTATTGCATATAACGGATATGAGCTGGGGAAGAATTTCACATCCCAGCGAGATCCTGGCTATAGGCGATAAGATAGATGTCATGGTCCTGGATTTTGATACTGTCAGCGGGAAGATATCGCTGGGGCTTAAGCAGAGGACACAGAGCCCGTGGGAAGCGGTTGACGCGAAATACGCTGTCGGCAGCAAGCTCAAGGGGACGGTTGTTAACCTGGTCCCTTACGGCGCGTTCATCGAACTCGAGAAAGGCGTTGAAGGGCTGCTCCACATATCCGAACTCTCGTGGACTAAGAAGTATGCCAATCCGAATGAGCTTCTCGCGATCGGCGACAGGATAGAGGTGCAGGTCCTCGATGTCGACAGGCAGAATAAAAAGATATCTCTTGGTTTGAAGCAGCTCGAGGCTAACCCATGGCTTGAGGTCGATAAGAAGTACACAGTCGGCCAGAAAGTCAAGGGCAAGGTGCGCAATCTTACGGACTATGGCGCGTTCATAGAGCTCGAGGATGGGATAGACGGATTGGTGCATGTTTCGGACATATCATGGACGAAGCGTATTGGGCACCCGAAGGATGTTTTCAGTAAGGGAGAGAAGTTAGAGGCTGTGGTCCTCGCGGTAGATTCTGTAAATAGAAGGATATCGTTGGGAATAAAACAGCTCACTCCGGATCCGTGGGATGAGATAGCCGTGAAATATCCCCCGGAAACCGTGATGGACGGTAAAGTCACGAAGGTCGCGAATTTCGGATTATTTGTGGAGATAGCCAGTGACCTGGAAGGCCTGGTCCACATTTCTGAAATAACGCTTGGCGAGGGCGAAAAGCTTGAGACCAAGTTCAATGTAGGTGATGGTGTTAAGGTCAAAGTGCTGAAGGTGGATTCGCTGCAGCATAAGATAGCGCTGAGCCTTAAAGCGGTTGCCGGATAA
- a CDS encoding DUF2148 domain-containing protein, whose translation MKRSDQAEREAASHVAALMTAAARTSPKTRGIDNIEIMIIDDDTTKTKLINKMKEISKTENRPSLERDANSIAASPALVIIGVRANPAGLDCGFCGYPTCGELSKTKGICAYNSIDLGIAVSSSASLASRFHIDNRLMYSIGRAALDLKLFSGAVKQALGIPLSVTGKNPFFDRK comes from the coding sequence ATGAAAAGATCGGATCAGGCGGAGAGAGAAGCCGCGTCGCATGTTGCGGCCCTTATGACGGCCGCGGCAAGGACCTCTCCTAAGACCAGGGGCATAGACAATATTGAAATAATGATCATTGATGACGACACGACGAAGACGAAACTGATAAACAAAATGAAAGAAATATCGAAAACCGAGAATAGGCCCAGCCTCGAACGCGACGCGAATTCTATCGCGGCCTCCCCTGCTCTGGTAATCATCGGCGTCAGAGCAAACCCCGCGGGGCTGGATTGCGGATTTTGCGGTTACCCGACATGCGGCGAACTCTCAAAAACCAAAGGCATCTGCGCCTACAATTCGATAGATCTCGGCATAGCGGTAAGCTCCTCCGCAAGTCTGGCAAGCCGGTTCCATATAGATAACCGCCTGATGTATTCGATCGGCAGGGCTGCGCTCGACCTGAAGCTATTCTCCGGCGCCGTAAAACAGGCGCTCGGTATTCCCTTAAGCGTTACCGGCAAGAATCCGTTCTTCGATCGGAAATAA
- the rpsO gene encoding 30S ribosomal protein S15 yields MALVKEKKTSIINTFKTNEKDTGSPSVQIALLTERINSLSSHFKAHKHDHHSRHGLLRMVSVRRRLLDYLKKKDDQEYHDLIKKLDLRK; encoded by the coding sequence ATGGCTTTAGTGAAGGAAAAGAAGACGAGTATAATTAACACTTTCAAGACAAATGAGAAGGATACCGGTTCGCCGAGCGTCCAGATCGCGCTTTTAACCGAAAGGATCAACTCTCTTTCGTCGCATTTTAAGGCGCACAAGCATGATCACCACTCCAGGCATGGGTTGCTTCGCATGGTGAGTGTGAGAAGAAGACTGCTTGATTATCTGAAGAAAAAAGACGATCAGGAATACCACGACCTTATCAAGAAGCTGGATCTAAGAAAGTAG
- the pnp gene encoding polyribonucleotide nucleotidyltransferase, which translates to MTKKFETKLGRETLIIETGRMAKQADGACMVQLGGTVVLATAVSSMEPREDVDFFPLTVEYQEKTYAAGKIPGGFFKREGRPSEKAILTCRLIDRPIRPLFPKGYVNETQVVTMVLSSDGENDSDILAMIGASTALTISDIPFNEPIGAVRVGRIDGKFIINPTFEELETSDLDIIVAGTRSSVIMIEAGAKELSEEVMADAIAFAHKELQPIIDLQEKMARELKTKKREYTVSKVADELLKKVKSASDAKLDEINKLSTKEQREEAMSLLAKELIAKFVTEDSEYSGADIKKALSEVEEENVRRYMVEKKRRVDGRRFDEVRQITCEVGVLPRTHGSGLFTRGQTQSLSVTTLGTSADEQTIDALAGETQKNFMLHYNFPPFSVGEAKPMRGPGRREIGHGALAERALKAVMPSKDAFPYTVRVVSDILESNGSSSMATVCAGTLSLMDAGVPISKPVSGIAMGLIKEGSHEIVLTDIGGVEDHYGDMDFKVAGTVDGITAVQMDLKIQGISVELIKKAFADAKVARLFIMDKMLKSIAKPKEKISDLAPHIVSIKLPQGKIGEVIGPGGKNIKKIIQETGVTVDIDDDGVCQVASQDGAAIDKAVAIIRGMIEEPEVGRIYKGKIKRIMNFGAFCEILPGKEGLIHVSELAGKFVKNVEDVVKLGDEVTVKVIEIDQQGRVNLSKKQAEPSAIETEDKEKK; encoded by the coding sequence ATGACTAAAAAATTTGAGACAAAATTAGGCAGGGAAACTTTAATTATAGAGACCGGCAGGATGGCAAAGCAGGCGGACGGCGCATGCATGGTTCAGCTCGGCGGAACGGTAGTGCTGGCGACGGCTGTATCTTCCATGGAACCCAGAGAAGATGTCGACTTTTTCCCGCTCACGGTAGAATACCAGGAAAAGACCTACGCCGCGGGCAAGATTCCGGGAGGCTTTTTTAAGCGGGAAGGCAGGCCAAGCGAGAAAGCGATATTGACGTGCCGTTTGATAGACAGGCCCATAAGGCCGTTATTCCCTAAAGGCTACGTCAATGAAACTCAAGTCGTTACTATGGTCTTATCCAGCGATGGAGAGAATGATTCCGATATATTGGCAATGATAGGCGCATCGACGGCTCTTACGATATCGGATATACCGTTCAATGAACCGATAGGCGCAGTGCGGGTCGGGAGGATAGATGGTAAATTCATCATCAATCCGACATTCGAAGAGCTTGAGACCAGCGATCTCGATATAATAGTGGCGGGAACGCGCTCCAGCGTAATAATGATAGAAGCCGGAGCCAAGGAGCTGAGCGAAGAGGTCATGGCAGATGCCATAGCTTTTGCGCATAAAGAGCTTCAGCCCATTATAGATCTACAGGAAAAGATGGCGCGCGAACTTAAGACCAAGAAGAGGGAATACACTGTATCCAAAGTCGCGGATGAGCTATTAAAGAAGGTGAAATCCGCTTCGGATGCAAAACTTGACGAGATCAATAAGCTTTCCACTAAGGAACAGAGAGAAGAAGCCATGAGCCTTCTTGCTAAAGAGCTTATAGCTAAATTCGTGACAGAGGATTCGGAATATAGCGGCGCGGATATTAAGAAAGCGCTCTCAGAGGTTGAGGAAGAGAATGTAAGGCGCTATATGGTAGAGAAGAAGAGAAGGGTCGACGGCAGGCGCTTCGACGAGGTACGGCAGATAACTTGCGAGGTAGGCGTATTGCCGAGAACTCACGGTTCCGGCCTCTTTACGCGCGGCCAGACCCAGAGCCTATCAGTGACGACACTTGGAACGAGCGCCGATGAACAGACTATAGACGCGCTCGCGGGAGAGACGCAGAAGAACTTCATGCTGCATTATAATTTTCCGCCGTTTTCGGTAGGAGAGGCAAAGCCCATGAGAGGCCCGGGCCGAAGAGAGATAGGGCACGGCGCTTTGGCTGAAAGAGCGTTAAAAGCCGTAATGCCTTCTAAGGACGCGTTCCCTTACACCGTGAGAGTGGTCTCCGATATTCTGGAGTCGAACGGCTCTTCAAGCATGGCCACTGTGTGCGCGGGCACTTTGTCGCTGATGGATGCCGGAGTTCCGATATCGAAGCCTGTCAGCGGTATTGCGATGGGGCTTATTAAAGAAGGCAGCCATGAAATAGTACTGACCGATATAGGCGGAGTCGAGGATCATTACGGCGATATGGATTTCAAGGTGGCAGGGACCGTCGACGGCATCACCGCGGTCCAGATGGACCTTAAGATACAGGGTATATCGGTAGAGCTCATTAAAAAAGCTTTTGCCGATGCCAAGGTCGCGAGGCTGTTCATAATGGATAAGATGCTTAAATCTATAGCCAAGCCCAAAGAGAAGATATCCGACCTCGCCCCACATATAGTGAGCATAAAACTGCCTCAGGGCAAGATAGGCGAAGTCATCGGTCCGGGTGGTAAGAATATAAAGAAGATAATCCAGGAGACCGGGGTTACGGTCGATATCGATGATGACGGTGTGTGCCAGGTGGCCTCTCAGGACGGCGCCGCTATAGATAAAGCCGTCGCGATCATCAGGGGAATGATAGAGGAGCCCGAAGTGGGCAGAATTTACAAAGGCAAAATAAAGAGGATAATGAACTTTGGAGCGTTCTGCGAGATATTGCCGGGTAAAGAAGGCCTTATACATGTCTCTGAGCTTGCGGGTAAGTTCGTAAAGAACGTAGAAGATGTAGTCAAACTCGGGGATGAAGTCACCGTAAAAGTTATCGAAATAGACCAGCAGGGCCGGGTCAATCTTTCAAAGAAACAGGCTGAGCCCTCAGCTATCGAAACCGAAGATAAAGAAAAGAAGTAA
- the dut gene encoding dUTP diphosphatase encodes MKLVKISLKRKKGCEDLPVPEYATRGSSGMDLYADVEGEIVLLPGEIKLISAGIYLSIPEGYEAEIRPRSGLALKHGIGLVNAPGTIDSDYRGLIGLIMINHGKKPFVIKRRDRIAQMVIKDIVRADIKVCGELDETVRSHGGFGHTGK; translated from the coding sequence TTGAAGCTAGTAAAAATCTCTCTCAAAAGAAAGAAGGGTTGCGAGGATCTTCCCGTTCCTGAATACGCGACTCGAGGGTCAAGCGGAATGGACCTCTACGCGGACGTTGAGGGGGAGATTGTATTATTGCCAGGCGAGATCAAACTTATCTCGGCTGGCATTTATTTAAGTATCCCCGAAGGTTACGAAGCCGAGATTCGCCCTAGAAGCGGCCTGGCCCTGAAGCATGGCATAGGCCTTGTAAATGCTCCCGGCACCATAGATTCCGATTACAGGGGCCTGATAGGCCTTATCATGATAAATCACGGTAAGAAACCTTTCGTTATAAAACGCCGCGACCGTATAGCGCAGATGGTGATTAAGGATATAGTAAGGGCTGATATAAAAGTGTGCGGAGAGCTTGACGAGACCGTAAGGTCGCACGGCGGGTTTGGCCACACCGGAAAGTAA
- a CDS encoding undecaprenyl-diphosphate phosphatase, with translation MTLPQAVILGVVQGITEFFPISSSGHLVIIQGIFGIKGPQLAFDIFLHLGTLVSILLYFHKDILNIIAKERRTAFYIVLASVPTFVIGMMFKDAAEELFTRPHLVGYMLLATGLCLIIAAIYDKFKGAESPKKIGFINSIIIGVSQGIAVIPGISRSGATIGAGILSGIDKETAVKFSFLLAIPAILGASLLKCGKIEAGLVSGDSLYFLAGSMTAMVTGLASIGILLKMVKTNKLYIFGIYCILAASIVITQL, from the coding sequence GTGACTTTGCCTCAGGCTGTTATATTGGGAGTGGTCCAGGGCATAACGGAATTCTTCCCCATATCGAGCTCGGGTCACCTTGTGATAATACAGGGCATCTTCGGCATAAAAGGGCCGCAGCTCGCCTTTGACATATTTCTGCATCTCGGCACGCTCGTTTCCATCCTTCTATATTTCCATAAAGATATATTGAATATAATAGCCAAAGAGAGACGCACGGCCTTCTATATAGTTCTTGCCTCGGTACCTACATTTGTGATAGGTATGATGTTCAAGGATGCCGCGGAAGAATTGTTTACCAGGCCTCATCTCGTCGGATACATGCTCCTGGCGACAGGGCTGTGTCTGATAATCGCGGCTATCTATGATAAGTTCAAGGGAGCCGAAAGCCCTAAGAAGATAGGATTTATTAATTCTATCATAATAGGTGTAAGCCAGGGCATCGCCGTTATCCCCGGCATATCGCGATCGGGCGCGACGATCGGCGCCGGGATCTTATCCGGAATAGACAAAGAGACGGCGGTTAAATTCTCTTTTTTACTTGCTATACCGGCGATACTCGGGGCTAGCCTTTTGAAGTGCGGTAAAATAGAGGCCGGTCTTGTATCGGGAGATTCTTTATATTTTCTGGCAGGCTCTATGACGGCGATGGTCACAGGGCTTGCTTCCATAGGTATCCTGCTTAAGATGGTGAAGACGAATAAACTCTATATTTTCGGGATCTATTGTATCTTAGCCGCGTCTATCGTCATAACGCAACTATAA